The following coding sequences lie in one Mucilaginibacter sp. KACC 22773 genomic window:
- a CDS encoding HmuY family protein, translated as MNKFATLLLALSSAIILLTSSCSKNGDDVTPAVSKLTTKTVTDLDGSTATVYYSLSTGAQITGADTATTKWDIKFKGTSIFINGGTSGAGTTQAQIVSSTFETLATAPTAGYKTDAAGAPAISGWYTYTATTEPQHAILTVPGKIIVIKTSAGNYAKVEMISYYKGNPNTTTAEFANLATRPASRYYTFRFAYQGDGTTSLQ; from the coding sequence ATGAACAAATTTGCAACTTTATTATTGGCATTAAGCAGCGCTATCATTTTACTAACATCATCGTGCAGTAAAAACGGCGATGACGTTACTCCGGCAGTAAGTAAACTCACCACAAAAACAGTTACCGATCTTGACGGTTCAACTGCCACCGTTTATTACAGCCTTTCAACCGGCGCGCAAATTACCGGCGCCGATACAGCCACAACCAAATGGGATATTAAATTTAAGGGGACAAGCATATTTATAAACGGCGGCACATCGGGCGCCGGAACTACCCAGGCCCAAATAGTAAGCAGCACCTTTGAAACTTTGGCTACCGCGCCAACCGCCGGTTATAAAACAGATGCAGCGGGCGCACCTGCCATATCGGGATGGTACACCTACACGGCCACCACCGAGCCACAGCACGCCATCCTTACTGTGCCAGGGAAGATCATCGTGATTAAAACATCGGCGGGCAACTATGCCAAGGTTGAAATGATAAGTTATTACAAGGGTAACCCAAACACAACAACTGCCGAATTTGCCAACCTGGCCACCAGGCCGGCATCGCGCTATTATACCTTCCGTTTTGCTTACCAGGGCGATGGCACAACCAGTTTACAATAG
- a CDS encoding class I SAM-dependent methyltransferase encodes METPIFTPVFKNFYPSKNKRMLNELLNPSLFYHDSAFDELYPEHIRKLSQMHWTPVEIAKIAGNFLAIPNTRVLDIGSGVGKFCITAGFFHPETTFSGIEQRRELYNFAEAAKAGIDLPNVTFTHGNLTELEFNNYDHFYFYNPFYENIEPDSRIDYAVETSFELYDQYSRLVYQMLAEKPSKTRLVTFHTPGGQVPPGYQLVNNSYSRLLKMWIKE; translated from the coding sequence ATGGAAACTCCAATTTTTACCCCCGTTTTTAAAAATTTTTATCCTTCCAAAAATAAAAGAATGCTTAATGAGCTATTAAACCCATCCCTGTTTTACCATGACAGTGCTTTTGACGAGTTGTATCCCGAACATATCCGGAAGCTGTCGCAAATGCACTGGACACCCGTGGAGATTGCCAAAATAGCGGGCAATTTCCTGGCCATTCCTAATACCAGGGTTTTGGATATCGGCAGCGGCGTTGGCAAATTTTGTATCACCGCCGGTTTTTTCCATCCCGAAACAACGTTCTCGGGTATTGAACAGCGGCGCGAACTATACAATTTTGCCGAGGCAGCCAAAGCCGGGATAGATTTGCCCAATGTAACTTTTACACACGGGAACCTGACTGAACTGGAATTTAACAACTACGATCATTTTTATTTCTACAACCCATTCTACGAAAATATTGAACCCGATAGCCGCATAGATTATGCTGTTGAAACTTCCTTTGAACTGTATGACCAGTATAGCAGGCTGGTTTACCAAATGCTGGCCGAAAAGCCTTCAAAAACGCGGCTGGTTACCTTTCATACCCCCGGCGGCCAGGTTCCGCCTGGTTATCAGCTGGTAAACAATTCCTACAGCAGGCTATTAAAAATGTGGATTAAAGAATAA
- a CDS encoding prolyl hydroxylase family protein, with protein MQLRVLTNDIFIIEDFWNLEECDDFIFKSEAIGYEPATIETEGGQKVVTSVRNNNRVIYKDYELADILWLQLKPFAPKQIGYSKAVGLNELFRFYKYQPGQEFKRHRDQSYIRSDGEASYYTFMIYLNEDYEGGETNFGNLVIQPKKGLALVFLHSLEHEGRPVTKGTKYVLRTDIMFRLDE; from the coding sequence ATGCAACTCCGCGTTCTGACAAATGATATTTTCATAATTGAAGATTTTTGGAATCTCGAAGAATGTGACGACTTTATTTTTAAAAGTGAAGCCATTGGTTACGAACCTGCGACTATTGAAACAGAAGGCGGGCAAAAAGTTGTTACAAGTGTTCGTAATAATAACAGGGTTATTTATAAAGACTATGAGCTTGCCGATATATTATGGCTGCAACTAAAACCATTTGCGCCGAAACAGATTGGTTATAGTAAAGCCGTCGGATTAAATGAACTTTTTAGATTTTACAAATATCAGCCAGGGCAGGAATTTAAACGTCACAGAGATCAAAGTTACATCAGGAGTGATGGTGAAGCCAGCTATTACACCTTTATGATTTATTTGAATGAAGATTATGAAGGAGGGGAAACAAATTTTGGTAACCTGGTTATTCAACCAAAAAAAGGTTTGGCACTCGTTTTCTTACACAGTTTAGAACACGAAGGCAGGCCGGTAACAAAAGGTACAAAGTATGTTTTACGTACAGACATCATGTTTCGCCTGGACGAATAG
- a CDS encoding TonB-dependent receptor plug domain-containing protein, giving the protein MQIKYILCAFATSFTLHMAYAQKRDTLKKDTTNIKQLKEVVVTGTRTQKSLQQVPIPITRITADEIKKKGLVRLNEILAEQTGMTILDDPHGQGIQIQGFDPAYTMILIDGLPLIGRNTGILELSRITINNIDRIEIVKGPTSSLYGSEAMAGVVNIITADPVKGISGGAAARYGTNNTADISLNSAYKNDRFYISGFANRYSSGGYTLQPSSGLPTVSPFAGYTLNGKTSYRIDGRTTIKLSVRYYTNDQDSRYLVENRYAAGTGTEKDFNIAPVITHHFTDKLLSTLQLYRSTYKTKSDVRYEDDQSVYDQTYFNQAFNRAELQNDYALKDNLKLTGGAGGQYETVEATRYTKLQSFTSGYSYFQADWLPVKKLDIIAGGRYDVHSVYKSQLSPKLAASYALSPKFTVLGSVGKGYKAPDFRQLYLNFTNAEVGYSVFGYEEASAGIERLQQAGQIETILIDPTTLKRLNAESSTAFNLGYRYKPTGKLYWTANLFRNNITNLIETAAIAIKTNGQSVFSYFNLNKVYTQGAETDLSYQVFKSLQLAGGFQYLEAYDQEVLDQIVAGKVFTKDPETNLTKVIKRSDYGGLLGRSKYTYNIRVNYQENKTGINASIRAIYRGRYGYKDTDGNGIVNRDDEYTKGYVLINASLSKPFLSDAIRVQLTAQNLLNYKDTQVVLNLPGRLIYAGVAYNFNKK; this is encoded by the coding sequence ATGCAAATAAAATATATCCTTTGCGCTTTTGCCACGTCATTTACATTACATATGGCCTATGCGCAAAAGCGGGATACTTTAAAAAAGGATACAACAAATATTAAGCAGCTGAAAGAAGTGGTGGTTACCGGAACCCGCACCCAGAAAAGCCTGCAACAGGTGCCAATACCAATTACCCGCATCACAGCCGACGAAATAAAGAAAAAAGGCCTGGTACGGCTGAACGAGATTTTGGCCGAGCAAACCGGGATGACCATTTTAGATGACCCGCACGGACAAGGCATACAGATTCAGGGCTTTGACCCTGCCTATACCATGATTTTGATAGACGGGCTACCTTTAATTGGCCGCAATACGGGTATCCTGGAGCTTTCCAGGATCACCATTAATAATATCGACCGGATTGAGATTGTAAAAGGCCCAACATCTTCCCTGTACGGCAGCGAAGCGATGGCCGGGGTTGTAAATATCATTACTGCCGATCCGGTAAAGGGAATATCGGGCGGGGCGGCAGCCAGGTACGGTACCAATAATACCGCAGATATTAGCTTAAATTCGGCCTATAAAAATGACCGGTTCTACATTTCGGGCTTTGCCAACCGTTACAGCAGCGGCGGTTATACATTGCAGCCTTCATCAGGCCTGCCAACTGTTTCCCCCTTCGCAGGCTATACGCTTAATGGTAAAACATCCTACAGAATAGACGGTAGGACAACAATCAAACTTTCGGTAAGGTATTATACTAATGATCAGGACAGCAGGTATCTTGTAGAAAACCGGTATGCAGCCGGAACGGGTACCGAAAAAGATTTTAATATAGCCCCGGTAATTACGCACCATTTCACCGATAAACTGCTTTCTACCTTGCAGCTTTACCGCTCAACCTATAAAACCAAATCGGACGTAAGGTATGAGGATGACCAATCAGTATACGACCAGACCTATTTTAACCAGGCCTTTAACCGTGCCGAACTGCAAAATGATTATGCTTTAAAGGATAACCTGAAACTAACCGGCGGTGCAGGTGGTCAGTATGAAACGGTTGAGGCTACACGCTACACCAAACTACAATCGTTCACATCCGGCTACAGCTACTTCCAGGCCGACTGGCTGCCGGTAAAAAAACTGGATATTATTGCCGGTGGCAGGTATGATGTGCACAGCGTTTATAAATCGCAGTTAAGCCCCAAACTGGCGGCAAGCTATGCACTTAGTCCAAAATTTACAGTATTAGGGTCGGTTGGTAAAGGTTATAAGGCCCCCGACTTTCGGCAGCTTTATTTAAACTTTACTAATGCCGAGGTTGGCTACAGTGTTTTTGGTTACGAAGAAGCAAGTGCAGGCATAGAGCGCTTACAGCAGGCCGGGCAAATTGAAACCATATTGATAGATCCCACTACGCTGAAAAGGTTAAATGCCGAAAGTTCCACCGCTTTTAATTTAGGTTACCGGTACAAACCAACAGGCAAACTCTATTGGACAGCCAACCTTTTCCGCAACAACATCACCAACCTCATCGAAACAGCGGCCATAGCTATAAAAACCAATGGTCAATCTGTTTTCTCTTACTTCAACCTCAATAAAGTTTACACGCAGGGTGCTGAAACCGATCTGAGCTACCAGGTATTTAAGTCGCTACAGTTGGCAGGCGGCTTTCAATACCTGGAAGCATATGACCAGGAAGTGCTGGACCAGATAGTCGCGGGTAAGGTTTTTACCAAAGATCCCGAAACCAATCTTACTAAAGTTATTAAAAGAAGCGACTACGGCGGGTTGCTCGGCCGGTCAAAATACACGTACAATATCCGTGTAAACTACCAGGAAAATAAAACAGGCATCAACGCCTCCATAAGGGCCATCTATCGCGGCAGGTACGGCTATAAGGATACCGATGGAAATGGCATTGTAAACCGCGATGATGAATATACAAAAGGATACGTACTGATTAACGCATCGCTATCAAAGCCTTTCCTGAGCGATGCCATCAGGGTACAGCTTACCGCGCAAAACCTGCTGAACTATAAAGACACCCAGGTTGTCCTTAACCTGCCGGGCAGGCTCATTTACGCCGGGGTAGCCTACAATTTCAATAAAAAATAA
- a CDS encoding PAS domain-containing sensor histidine kinase, with translation MQIINEYNLSYILRNAPVGICIVDAATLVVEMANAHFLKLTGKPEEAVLGKHYREIFPLDRLDQDEMILNKAVQEGRPYTAREREMLQLHDGEKEMVMVSFVYSPIKNSKGSVTSLAVWLLENTAHGLNEELAATNEEFAAANEELAAANEELAATNDALIETQANLQRSEKLFRSIALNIPGSLIMVIDRNHRYITIEGDIMEKMGFDRQKYEGRHPSEVSPERYEASRHLYERVINGDQFSIEWKTEDGEFYIVHFVPLKNERNEVDAGLIITLDITGIKQAEEKSAKLAAIVQSSDDAIVGKTLESVITSWNAAAERIFGYTEDEMIGQTIYKIIPSDRQDEEPQILARLKKGERVDHFETKRLTKDGRLLDISLTISPIKDAQGNIIGLSKIARDITEKKQEEQRKNDFIGMVSHELKTPLTSLSAIIQMGTTKLRNSEDEFLSGAMENASRQVKKMTSMINSFLNISRLESGQLLIEKEPFRLDELLRETLEETKLTVSSHIFSLNECNDITVNADRDKISSVISNLISNAVKYSPRGKLIDIRCQTEGKMVVVSVKDEGIGIKASEIDRVFDRYYRVENRDLRHISGFGIGLYLSAEIIKRHDGKIWAESESGKGSTFYFTLPLA, from the coding sequence ATGCAAATCATCAACGAATACAATTTATCCTATATATTGCGAAATGCGCCGGTAGGTATTTGCATAGTGGATGCAGCCACCCTGGTGGTCGAAATGGCTAATGCTCATTTTTTGAAATTGACCGGTAAGCCGGAAGAGGCGGTTTTGGGGAAGCATTACCGGGAAATATTTCCTTTGGACAGGCTTGATCAGGATGAAATGATCCTTAATAAAGCCGTCCAGGAAGGTCGCCCATATACCGCCAGGGAAAGGGAGATGCTGCAGTTACATGACGGTGAGAAAGAAATGGTAATGGTTAGTTTTGTTTACTCTCCAATAAAAAACAGCAAAGGTAGTGTTACCAGCTTAGCTGTATGGCTGCTGGAGAATACCGCGCACGGACTGAATGAAGAACTGGCCGCTACCAACGAAGAATTTGCTGCCGCCAATGAAGAACTTGCCGCGGCTAATGAAGAGCTGGCGGCCACCAATGACGCGTTGATTGAAACCCAGGCCAACCTTCAGCGGAGCGAGAAATTGTTCCGGTCAATTGCCCTGAATATTCCCGGGTCGCTGATTATGGTGATTGACAGGAACCACCGGTATATAACCATTGAGGGCGATATCATGGAAAAGATGGGTTTTGACCGGCAGAAATATGAAGGCAGGCATCCCTCGGAGGTTTCGCCCGAACGCTATGAAGCCTCCCGCCACCTATATGAAAGGGTGATAAACGGCGACCAGTTTTCGATTGAATGGAAAACTGAGGACGGCGAATTTTATATTGTACATTTTGTACCGTTAAAAAACGAACGAAACGAAGTAGATGCCGGCCTGATCATTACCCTTGATATTACCGGCATTAAGCAGGCCGAAGAAAAAAGCGCGAAGCTGGCCGCAATCGTCCAATCATCTGACGATGCTATCGTTGGCAAAACACTGGAAAGCGTGATAACCAGTTGGAATGCAGCAGCCGAACGGATATTTGGCTATACGGAAGACGAGATGATAGGCCAGACAATTTATAAGATTATCCCTTCTGACCGCCAGGATGAAGAGCCTCAAATACTGGCCCGTTTAAAAAAAGGAGAGCGGGTAGATCATTTTGAAACCAAACGCCTAACCAAAGACGGGCGCTTACTGGATATTTCATTAACAATTTCTCCCATTAAAGATGCGCAGGGCAATATTATTGGTTTATCTAAAATAGCCCGGGATATTACCGAAAAAAAACAGGAAGAGCAGCGGAAGAATGATTTTATCGGGATGGTTAGCCATGAACTTAAAACACCGCTCACCTCGCTTAGTGCTATCATCCAAATGGGCACCACTAAGCTCAGGAACAGCGAGGACGAATTTTTATCCGGCGCCATGGAAAACGCCAGCCGCCAGGTTAAAAAGATGACCAGTATGATCAATAGTTTTCTGAATATTTCGCGGCTGGAATCGGGGCAACTGCTTATCGAAAAAGAACCTTTCAGGCTTGATGAACTACTGCGCGAAACCCTGGAAGAAACTAAACTCACCGTGAGCAGTCATATTTTTAGCCTCAATGAATGTAACGATATCACGGTGAATGCTGATCGCGATAAAATCAGTTCTGTTATCTCCAACCTCATCAGCAATGCGGTAAAGTATTCGCCCCGGGGAAAATTAATTGACATTCGATGCCAAACTGAAGGAAAAATGGTGGTTGTGAGTGTAAAAGATGAAGGGATAGGCATTAAAGCATCAGAAATTGACCGGGTATTTGACAGGTACTATCGCGTTGAAAATCGCGATTTACGTCATATTTCCGGTTTCGGCATCGGCCTGTATCTAAGCGCCGAAATTATTAAAAGGCATGATGGCAAAATATGGGCAGAAAGCGAAAGCGGCAAAGGCTCTACGTTTTATTTTACGCTGCCGCTGGCCTAA
- a CDS encoding HAD-IIA family hydrolase: MKQGLLIDMDGVIYSGEELIYGADKFIKYLIDSDIPFAFMTNNSQRTSLEVVRKLKGLGIEVQDKHVYTSAMATGKFLGDQSPNGTAYVLGEGGLLSSLHENGITLVNTDPEFVVLGEGRNFTLEMVQRAVDMILAGAKFITTNRDPSPKKPGWNNLGIAATTAMIEEATGRKAFVTGKPSPVMMRSARKFLGLETAETTVIGDTMETDIQGGVQMGYKTILVLSGISTKDRLAHYAFKPDMVASSVDEIKFPLKWWDKVPG, encoded by the coding sequence ATGAAACAAGGACTTTTAATCGATATGGATGGTGTTATCTATAGCGGCGAGGAACTGATATACGGGGCGGATAAATTTATCAAATATTTAATTGACAGCGATATACCTTTTGCTTTTATGACCAACAACAGTCAGCGGACAAGCCTGGAAGTTGTGCGTAAATTGAAAGGTTTGGGAATTGAGGTTCAGGACAAGCATGTTTATACCAGTGCTATGGCTACCGGGAAGTTTTTGGGCGATCAGAGCCCTAACGGAACAGCCTACGTTTTGGGCGAAGGAGGTTTATTGAGCAGTTTGCATGAAAATGGCATTACACTGGTAAATACCGATCCGGAGTTTGTGGTTTTGGGCGAGGGCCGCAATTTTACGCTGGAGATGGTTCAGCGTGCGGTAGATATGATTTTGGCGGGAGCCAAATTTATTACCACCAACCGCGACCCCTCTCCCAAAAAACCAGGATGGAACAATTTAGGGATTGCGGCAACTACCGCCATGATTGAAGAGGCAACCGGCCGGAAAGCTTTTGTTACAGGCAAGCCAAGCCCGGTAATGATGCGCTCTGCACGTAAATTCCTGGGGTTGGAAACAGCCGAAACCACTGTAATAGGCGATACGATGGAAACCGATATACAGGGGGGCGTGCAAATGGGTTACAAAACAATCCTGGTTTTGTCGGGGATATCTACTAAAGACAGGCTTGCGCATTATGCATTTAAGCCGGATATGGTTGCAAGTTCAGTCGACGAAATAAAATTCCCGTTAAAATGGTGGGATAAAGTTCCCGGTTAA
- a CDS encoding DUF6607 family protein, protein MKKQICLTFGLLILATAGLYAQSKMEQDRAAIRSLGGFYKVTFDYAETFASDTAYKNHPKYHSSGYEWAVVEDESPKKIVIQHILVTGDTSVIKHWREDWVYEESTLVTFDKDNTWKKVNLKPAEVKGRWVQKVFQVDDSPRYESIGTWVHADSRHEWHSECDAPLPRREFTKRNDYNVLRRGNRIYLTANGWMFEQDNQKIIRSVTEDKLLVREKGYEEFTKADESKFNYAKGWWKTRKPYWTSVRQVWDQVYAQHAQVKLKGKTDGKLLYERLFDLADQSAKEKWDTAKNKLEISKVIENYLAAI, encoded by the coding sequence ATGAAAAAACAAATATGTTTAACATTTGGCCTGCTGATACTGGCTACAGCCGGCCTTTACGCGCAATCAAAAATGGAGCAGGACCGCGCGGCCATCCGTTCGCTCGGCGGTTTTTATAAAGTAACCTTTGACTATGCGGAAACTTTTGCGTCCGATACCGCTTACAAAAACCATCCTAAATATCATTCATCCGGTTATGAGTGGGCTGTGGTTGAGGATGAATCGCCAAAAAAAATTGTGATCCAGCATATCCTGGTTACCGGCGATACTTCTGTAATTAAGCATTGGCGGGAGGATTGGGTTTATGAAGAAAGCACCCTGGTAACGTTCGACAAGGATAATACCTGGAAAAAAGTGAACTTAAAACCAGCCGAAGTAAAAGGCCGCTGGGTGCAAAAAGTATTCCAGGTAGATGACAGCCCACGCTATGAAAGTATAGGCACATGGGTACATGCTGATAGCAGGCATGAGTGGCACAGCGAATGTGATGCGCCCCTGCCCCGCCGGGAGTTTACCAAGCGCAACGATTATAACGTACTCAGGAGGGGAAACCGGATTTACCTGACAGCCAACGGCTGGATGTTTGAGCAGGATAACCAAAAAATTATCCGCTCGGTCACCGAAGATAAATTACTGGTACGAGAAAAGGGCTACGAAGAATTTACCAAAGCGGATGAAAGTAAATTTAATTATGCTAAAGGCTGGTGGAAAACCCGGAAACCTTATTGGACATCAGTCCGGCAGGTTTGGGACCAGGTTTATGCGCAGCATGCACAGGTAAAACTAAAAGGAAAAACTGATGGAAAGCTCCTGTATGAAAGGCTGTTTGATCTGGCCGACCAGTCGGCAAAAGAAAAATGGGATACCGCCAAAAATAAATTGGAAATCAGCAAGGTGATCGAAAATTATTTAGCGGCAATTTAA
- a CDS encoding helix-turn-helix transcriptional regulator produces MIRITSALLDDDVYHFDDVLRDKAAFNQTGNWGRVSIITVKLPDICFFVIDFEGDKISPVTVEIDTLCLMMSFTLSGPTQPGLAGFPFSEGEHNSLFSPGQLKFKTRLQGHLLLFVVCFLGDSLKKSLPGALSPEQLELLQVNRPTTLQMSQAIQGIMANIEKKGNHHIYFEAKALELLFLELEQVAALAEQPANSFLKMHDLERINQAKTIVEENLLNPCSLIELAHKVGFNDFKLKKGFREVFGTTVFGYLYDLRMDKAKLLLKDGKPVREVAFEVGYKNAHHFTTAFKKKFGYLPSKINKLLGLLVFMLSLTD; encoded by the coding sequence ATGATCAGAATTACTTCTGCTTTATTGGATGATGATGTTTACCATTTTGATGATGTTTTAAGGGATAAAGCCGCGTTTAATCAAACCGGGAACTGGGGCCGTGTAAGCATCATCACGGTAAAACTGCCTGATATCTGTTTCTTTGTAATCGATTTCGAAGGTGATAAAATATCCCCGGTCACGGTGGAGATTGATACCTTATGCCTGATGATGAGCTTTACCTTATCAGGGCCAACACAACCAGGTTTAGCGGGCTTCCCATTTAGTGAAGGAGAACACAATAGCCTTTTTTCGCCCGGCCAGTTAAAATTTAAGACCCGCCTTCAGGGCCATTTATTGCTGTTTGTGGTCTGTTTCCTTGGAGATAGTTTGAAAAAAAGTTTACCGGGTGCATTGAGCCCCGAACAGCTGGAGTTGCTGCAGGTAAACAGGCCAACCACGCTGCAAATGAGCCAGGCTATTCAGGGTATAATGGCTAATATTGAAAAAAAGGGGAACCATCACATTTATTTTGAAGCGAAGGCATTGGAGTTACTTTTCCTTGAATTGGAACAGGTAGCTGCCTTAGCGGAACAACCGGCCAATTCATTTTTGAAAATGCACGACCTGGAGCGCATTAACCAGGCCAAAACCATAGTGGAGGAAAATTTGTTAAACCCCTGTTCGCTTATTGAACTGGCGCACAAGGTAGGCTTTAACGATTTTAAACTAAAAAAAGGTTTTAGAGAAGTTTTTGGGACAACGGTTTTTGGCTATTTATATGATTTACGGATGGACAAAGCGAAATTGCTTTTAAAAGATGGAAAGCCGGTAAGGGAAGTGGCTTTTGAGGTGGGGTATAAAAATGCCCATCATTTTACAACGGCATTTAAAAAGAAGTTTGGTTACCTGCCCAGCAAAATTAATAAGCTTTTGGGGCTGTTGGTTTTTATGCTTTCGCTTACTGATTAA
- a CDS encoding SulP family inorganic anion transporter has translation MFKPKLIDTLKHYRKEQFFKDLIAGTIVGIVALPLAIAFAIASGVSPEKGIFTAIIAGLIISALGGSRVQIGGPTGAFIVVVYGIVQQFGINGLIIATFMAGVLLIVMGVTKLGNAIKYVPYPLITGFTTGIALIIFSSEVKDFLGLHMGSVPADFISKWLAFGQHISSVNPYAAGIGVVTLGLVLLWPRVTHRVPGSLIAILVTTFAVSFFHLPVETIGSRFGAIPSSLPRPVIPGVSFATIQQLIRPAITIALLGSIESLLSAVVADGMTGGNHRSNTELIAQGLANICSSLFGGIPATGAIARTATNIKNGGRTPVAGIVHALTLLIIMLFAGKWAALIPMPTLAGILVVVAWNMSELESFKSVLKGSKSDAVVLITTFALTVLVDLTVAIEIGMILAAFLFMRKMMQASSVQQADVLPGELFNQDDMPEGLDVFEINGPLFFGAAYKFKDAMKVIENPARVLIIRMRNVPVIDATGIRVLHEVHATTKNNGTKLVLAEVASGQVMNELKKARLLFQIGKGNVKDTFENALKRANSILEAG, from the coding sequence ATGTTTAAGCCCAAACTCATAGATACCCTAAAGCATTACCGGAAAGAACAATTCTTTAAAGATTTGATTGCCGGGACCATTGTGGGCATTGTGGCCCTGCCTTTGGCTATAGCGTTTGCCATCGCCTCCGGCGTATCGCCCGAGAAGGGAATTTTCACAGCCATTATCGCCGGGCTAATCATTTCGGCACTGGGTGGAAGCCGGGTACAGATAGGCGGGCCAACAGGGGCTTTTATCGTGGTAGTTTATGGCATTGTACAGCAATTTGGCATCAACGGACTAATCATCGCCACTTTTATGGCCGGTGTATTGTTAATTGTTATGGGTGTTACCAAATTAGGCAATGCCATCAAATATGTCCCCTACCCCTTAATTACCGGCTTCACTACGGGCATAGCGCTCATTATTTTTTCCTCGGAGGTTAAGGATTTCCTGGGACTGCATATGGGCAGCGTTCCCGCCGATTTTATCAGCAAATGGCTGGCTTTTGGCCAGCATATTTCTTCGGTCAATCCATACGCGGCCGGTATCGGGGTGGTTACCCTGGGCCTGGTTTTGCTTTGGCCCAGGGTAACACACAGGGTGCCTGGTTCGCTGATTGCCATCCTGGTTACCACCTTTGCCGTAAGTTTTTTTCATTTACCTGTCGAAACCATCGGCAGCCGTTTTGGCGCTATACCGTCATCCCTGCCCCGGCCGGTAATTCCCGGTGTCAGTTTCGCTACCATTCAGCAATTAATAAGGCCGGCCATTACCATTGCATTGCTGGGCAGCATCGAATCCTTGTTATCGGCAGTAGTGGCCGATGGCATGACCGGCGGAAACCACCGATCCAATACAGAATTGATTGCCCAGGGGCTGGCCAATATTTGTTCATCGCTGTTTGGGGGGATACCTGCCACCGGGGCTATAGCACGGACGGCCACTAATATAAAAAACGGCGGCAGAACGCCGGTGGCCGGGATTGTTCATGCACTCACTTTGTTAATTATTATGCTGTTTGCGGGCAAATGGGCTGCCTTGATCCCGATGCCGACATTGGCCGGAATATTGGTTGTGGTTGCCTGGAATATGAGCGAGCTGGAGAGTTTCAAATCGGTACTTAAGGGCTCCAAAAGCGATGCCGTAGTTTTAATTACCACTTTTGCGCTAACTGTATTGGTTGACCTGACAGTGGCAATCGAAATCGGCATGATCCTGGCCGCGTTCCTGTTTATGCGGAAAATGATGCAGGCCAGTTCTGTACAACAAGCGGATGTTTTGCCAGGCGAGTTATTTAATCAGGATGATATGCCTGAAGGCCTGGATGTTTTTGAGATTAACGGCCCTTTATTTTTTGGCGCGGCTTATAAGTTTAAGGATGCAATGAAGGTTATTGAAAACCCGGCCCGTGTGCTGATCATCCGGATGCGGAACGTGCCGGTTATTGATGCTACCGGCATCAGGGTGTTGCACGAAGTACATGCAACAACAAAAAACAACGGAACAAAACTGGTTTTAGCCGAGGTTGCCAGCGGACAGGTTATGAATGAGCTGAAAAAAGCGCGTTTATTATTTCAAATTGGTAAGGGAAACGTTAAAGATACTTTTGAAAACGCATTAAAGCGCGCCAACAGTATTTTGGAAGCCGGTTAA